Proteins co-encoded in one Cupriavidus nantongensis genomic window:
- a CDS encoding cold-shock protein yields MASGIVKWFNDAKGFGFIKPDEGEEELFAHFSAIQMAGFKTLKEGQRVSFEVVQGPKGKQATNIQDAS; encoded by the coding sequence ATGGCAAGCGGTATCGTCAAATGGTTCAATGACGCCAAGGGATTCGGGTTCATCAAGCCGGACGAGGGCGAAGAAGAACTGTTTGCGCACTTTTCGGCTATCCAGATGGCGGGCTTCAAGACGCTGAAGGAAGGCCAGCGCGTCTCGTTCGAGGTGGTCCAGGGCCCTAAGGGCAAGCAGGCCACCAATATCCAGGACGCCAGCTAA
- a CDS encoding VOC family protein yields MDDPFRRTAFGAALFYKDPLAALDWLERAFGFERVMVIRDQQGQLVHSEMRFGDSYLMVGSEWADFTASPASVGGKNTQTVHVHLTDGLDQHCERARAAGAVILREPQDEFYGDRTYTARDAEGHVWTFGQTVRKVTREEAEQASGLKIDGWT; encoded by the coding sequence ATGGACGATCCCTTCCGCCGCACCGCCTTCGGCGCGGCGCTGTTCTACAAGGATCCGCTGGCGGCGCTGGACTGGCTGGAGCGGGCGTTCGGGTTCGAGCGGGTCATGGTGATCCGCGACCAGCAAGGGCAGCTGGTGCATTCCGAAATGCGTTTCGGCGACAGCTATCTGATGGTGGGCAGCGAGTGGGCAGACTTTACCGCCAGCCCGGCGTCGGTCGGCGGCAAGAACACGCAGACCGTGCATGTGCATCTGACCGACGGGCTCGACCAGCATTGCGAGCGGGCCCGGGCCGCCGGGGCCGTGATCCTGCGCGAGCCGCAGGATGAATTCTATGGCGACCGCACCTACACCGCGCGCGATGCCGAGGGCCATGTCTGGACCTTCGGCCAGACTGTGCGCAAGGTCACCAGGGAGGAGGCCGAACAGGCCAGTGGGCTGAAGATCGACGGCTGGACCTGA
- the icd gene encoding NADP-dependent isocitrate dehydrogenase, translated as MYQHIKVPAGEKITVNQDFSLNVPDNPIIPYIEGDGTGLDITPVMIKVVDAAVAKAYGGKRKIAWMEIYAGEKSTKVYGPDVWLPDETLDVLKEYVVSIKGPLTTPVGGGIRSLNVALRQQLDLYVCLRPVRYFKGVPSPVREPEKTDMVIFRENSEDIYAGIEWAAESDQAKKLIAFLQNEMGVKKIRFPATSGIGVKPVSREGTERLVRKAIQYAIDNDKPSVTLVHKGNIMKFTEGGFRDWGYELAQKEFGAELVDGGPWCKFKNPRTGKDIVVKDAIADAFLQQILLRPAEYSVIATLNLNGDYISDALAAQVGGIGIAPGANMSDSVAMFEATHGTAPKYAGKDYVNPGSEILSAEMMLRHMGWTEAADLIIASMEKSILSKKVTYDFARLLEGATQVSCSGFGQVMIDNM; from the coding sequence ATGTACCAACACATCAAGGTTCCGGCAGGCGAAAAGATCACGGTCAACCAGGACTTTTCGCTCAATGTCCCGGACAACCCGATCATTCCTTATATCGAAGGCGACGGTACCGGCCTCGATATCACCCCGGTGATGATCAAGGTGGTCGACGCGGCCGTGGCCAAGGCCTACGGCGGCAAGCGCAAGATCGCCTGGATGGAGATCTACGCCGGCGAGAAGTCGACCAAGGTCTACGGCCCGGACGTGTGGCTGCCGGATGAAACCCTGGACGTGCTGAAGGAATACGTGGTGTCGATCAAGGGCCCGCTGACCACGCCGGTCGGCGGCGGCATCCGCTCGCTCAACGTGGCGCTGCGCCAGCAGCTGGACCTTTATGTCTGCCTGCGCCCGGTACGCTACTTCAAGGGCGTGCCCTCGCCGGTGCGCGAGCCGGAAAAGACCGATATGGTGATCTTCCGCGAGAACTCGGAAGACATTTACGCCGGCATCGAATGGGCGGCAGAAAGCGACCAGGCCAAGAAGCTGATCGCCTTCCTGCAGAACGAGATGGGCGTGAAGAAGATCCGCTTCCCGGCCACCTCGGGCATCGGCGTCAAGCCGGTGTCGCGCGAGGGCACCGAGCGGCTGGTGCGCAAGGCGATCCAGTACGCGATCGACAACGACAAGCCGTCGGTGACGCTGGTGCACAAGGGCAACATCATGAAGTTCACCGAAGGTGGCTTCCGCGACTGGGGCTACGAGCTGGCCCAGAAGGAATTCGGCGCCGAGCTGGTCGACGGCGGCCCGTGGTGCAAGTTCAAGAACCCGAGGACCGGCAAGGACATCGTGGTCAAGGATGCCATCGCCGACGCCTTCCTGCAGCAGATCCTGCTGCGCCCGGCCGAATACTCGGTGATCGCCACGCTGAACCTGAACGGCGACTACATCTCTGACGCGCTGGCGGCGCAGGTCGGCGGCATCGGCATCGCGCCGGGCGCCAACATGTCGGACTCGGTGGCGATGTTCGAGGCCACCCACGGCACCGCGCCGAAGTACGCCGGCAAGGATTACGTCAACCCGGGCTCGGAAATCCTGTCGGCCGAAATGATGCTGCGCCACATGGGCTGGACCGAGGCCGCCGACCTGATCATCGCGTCGATGGAGAAGTCGATCCTGTCCAAAAAGGTCACCTACGATTTCGCCCGCCTGCTGGAAGGCGCGACGCAGGTGTCGTGCTCGGGCTTCGGGCAGGTGATGATCGACAATATGTGA
- a CDS encoding pseudouridine synthase produces the protein MTLIALNKPFGTMSQFSEHPTRPTLASCVSVPGVYPAGRLDADSEGLLLLTDDGTLQARIADPRHKLEKTYLAQVEGIADADALARLRAGVDLGDFVTQPATVRAIEAPDWLWPRHPPVRFRAAIPTSWLELKIREGKNRQVRRMTAAVGFPTLRLIRVAIGALDLRVLGLAPGESCEVPLAESGLPLATSPGRPAPAPRSHVSKTRQANGAKRCLRYKS, from the coding sequence ATGACCCTGATTGCCCTGAACAAGCCGTTTGGCACCATGAGCCAGTTCTCGGAACACCCGACGCGGCCGACGCTGGCGTCGTGCGTATCGGTGCCCGGCGTCTACCCGGCTGGCCGGCTCGATGCCGACAGCGAGGGCCTGCTGCTGCTGACGGACGATGGCACGCTGCAGGCGCGCATCGCCGACCCGCGCCACAAGCTCGAAAAGACTTACCTGGCGCAGGTCGAAGGCATTGCCGACGCGGACGCCCTCGCCCGCTTGCGCGCCGGGGTCGATCTTGGCGATTTCGTGACCCAACCGGCGACGGTGCGCGCCATCGAAGCCCCCGACTGGCTGTGGCCGCGGCATCCGCCGGTGCGATTTCGCGCCGCCATTCCGACGTCGTGGCTGGAATTAAAGATACGGGAAGGCAAGAACCGGCAGGTGCGGCGCATGACGGCGGCGGTCGGATTTCCGACGCTGCGGCTGATCCGGGTGGCAATCGGCGCGCTCGACCTGCGCGTGCTCGGGCTCGCGCCCGGCGAAAGCTGCGAGGTGCCGCTCGCGGAGTCGGGCCTGCCGCTGGCAACGTCCCCAGGGCGCCCCGCACCAGCCCCGCGCAGTCATGTCTCCAAGACCAGACAGGCGAACGGCGCCAAGCGGTGCTTACGTTACAAAAGCTAA